In Firmicutes bacterium HGW-Firmicutes-1, a genomic segment contains:
- a CDS encoding BMP family ABC transporter substrate-binding protein — protein MYKKIFALLLVLTMVLSLGITGCGKKVDEPKETPAPVETPEEPTVEAISVGLVTDIGGIDDKSFNQGTWEGIKRFAEDTGASTDYLQSESDTDYIPNLSTFSDEAFDLIVAPGFLFEDSLTEVSANFPDQKYLIIDMVINAPNVASAVFAEEQGSFLVGVAAALKSQEAGKDTVGFIGGMDFDLIQKFEAGFEAGVKAVDPEMNVLIEYAGSFADAQKGQTLAAKMYNEGAYVIYHAAGATGNGLIKEAKDRATNGQEVWAIGVDKDQYEDGIYDGTKSVILTSMMKRVDVAAYDVAEMTMKGEFPGGEILAFTLENSGVGIPAENPNLSAEIVAKVTEFEGKVKSGEIVVPTAPVRLAQ, from the coding sequence ATGTACAAAAAGATTTTTGCATTATTATTAGTTTTAACTATGGTTTTATCTTTAGGAATTACAGGATGTGGTAAGAAAGTTGATGAACCAAAAGAAACACCAGCTCCAGTGGAGACACCAGAAGAGCCAACTGTCGAAGCAATTAGTGTAGGTTTAGTAACTGACATAGGTGGTATTGATGACAAATCATTTAACCAAGGAACTTGGGAAGGTATTAAAAGATTTGCTGAAGATACAGGTGCTTCTACAGATTACTTACAATCAGAATCAGATACAGATTATATTCCTAACTTATCAACATTTTCTGATGAAGCATTTGACCTTATTGTTGCACCAGGATTTTTGTTTGAAGATTCTTTAACAGAAGTATCTGCAAATTTCCCAGATCAAAAATATCTAATTATCGATATGGTAATTAACGCACCAAACGTAGCTAGTGCAGTTTTTGCAGAAGAACAAGGTTCTTTCTTAGTTGGTGTTGCAGCAGCATTAAAATCACAAGAAGCAGGAAAAGATACAGTAGGATTTATTGGTGGTATGGACTTTGATCTTATCCAAAAATTTGAAGCTGGTTTTGAAGCTGGCGTTAAAGCAGTAGATCCAGAGATGAACGTATTAATTGAATATGCTGGTTCATTTGCAGATGCTCAAAAAGGTCAAACCCTAGCAGCAAAAATGTATAATGAAGGCGCATATGTTATTTATCATGCAGCTGGAGCTACAGGAAATGGTTTAATAAAAGAAGCAAAAGACCGTGCAACAAATGGCCAAGAAGTTTGGGCAATTGGTGTTGATAAAGACCAATATGAAGATGGTATTTATGATGGAACTAAGTCAGTTATTCTTACATCAATGATGAAACGTGTAGACGTAGCAGCATATGATGTAGCTGAAATGACTATGAAGGGTGAATTCCCTGGTGGAGAGATATTAGCATTTACACTTGAAAACAGTGGTGTTGGTATTCCAGCAGAAAATCCAAATTTATCAGCTGAAATAGTAGCTAAAGTTACTGAATTTGAAGGTAAAGTAAAATCTGGAGAAATTGTAGTTCCTACAGCTCCTGTACGTTTAGCTCAGTAA
- a CDS encoding fumarate hydratase, with protein MDIKLTTPLTKEKVQGLKSGDKVLITGTIYTLRDAGHKKMIEQINNGDTLPINIKDNIIYYAGPSPAKPGQVIGSAGPTTSYRMDDYTPTLLDLGLKGMIGKGDRNEAVIQSMKKNTCVYFAAVGGAAALIANTIKNCEVIAYEELGTESLKKLEVEDFPVIVVIDCNGNNLYKSERAKYRA; from the coding sequence ATGGATATTAAATTGACTACACCATTAACAAAAGAAAAGGTTCAGGGCTTGAAAAGTGGGGATAAGGTACTAATAACAGGTACAATTTACACGTTAAGAGATGCTGGACATAAGAAAATGATAGAACAAATAAATAATGGGGATACTCTTCCTATAAACATAAAAGACAATATTATCTATTATGCTGGTCCATCTCCAGCTAAGCCAGGTCAAGTTATTGGATCTGCAGGTCCAACAACAAGTTATAGAATGGATGATTATACACCAACACTTTTAGATTTGGGTTTAAAAGGAATGATAGGAAAAGGTGATAGAAATGAAGCGGTAATTCAAAGTATGAAAAAAAATACTTGTGTTTATTTTGCAGCCGTTGGTGGAGCAGCAGCTTTAATTGCAAACACAATAAAAAATTGTGAAGTTATTGCTTATGAAGAGCTGGGAACAGAAAGTTTAAAAAAGTTAGAGGTAGAAGATTTTCCTGTAATTGTTGTAATTGATTGCAATGGAAATAACCTGTATAAAAGTGAAAGAGCAAAATATAGAGCATAG
- a CDS encoding heme ABC transporter ATP-binding protein, with protein MEYVIEMLGITKEFPGIKANDNVTLQVEKGEIHALLGENGAGKSTLMSVLFGLYQPEKGTIKVRGEEVAISNPNIANKYGIGMVHQHFKLVENFTVTENIILGIEPMKSFSRIDIESAAKKVKEISEKYGLSVDPYAKIEDISVGMQQRVEILKMLYRDAEILIFDEPTAVLTPQEIHELMGIMKELTNEGKSIVLITHKLKEIKMVANHCTVLRRGKYIGTVNVHETSEMQMAEMMVGREVSFKVDKDYPKTGEVVLSINNLVVKNARGLPAVKNLNLQFKAGEITCVAGIEGNGQTELIEAIVGLRKVESGKIVFNGTEIQGLSIRERTLGGIGHIPEDRHKYGLVLDFSLEENFILQTYFKEPFSKKGTLQYEEVRKYSEQLISEFDVRSGQGSITKARSMSGGNQQKAIIARELERSPILLIAAQPTRGLDVGAIEYIHKRLVEERDKGKAVLLMSFEMEEVLNLADGIAVMYEGEIVGTVEAHETNENELGLMMSGSTRKEGEPNDKI; from the coding sequence ATGGAATATGTTATTGAAATGCTCGGCATTACAAAAGAGTTTCCTGGTATTAAAGCAAATGATAATGTAACCCTACAGGTTGAGAAGGGTGAAATTCATGCCTTGTTAGGTGAAAATGGAGCAGGTAAATCTACACTTATGAGTGTTTTATTTGGTCTATATCAACCTGAAAAAGGGACTATTAAAGTTAGAGGAGAAGAAGTGGCAATTTCTAATCCGAATATAGCGAATAAATATGGCATTGGCATGGTGCATCAACATTTTAAATTAGTAGAAAATTTCACAGTAACTGAAAATATTATTCTTGGGATTGAACCAATGAAATCTTTTTCGAGAATAGATATAGAGAGTGCAGCAAAAAAAGTAAAAGAAATTAGTGAAAAGTATGGATTAAGTGTTGATCCTTATGCAAAGATCGAAGATATATCAGTTGGCATGCAACAAAGAGTTGAAATATTGAAAATGCTATATAGAGATGCTGAAATTCTTATTTTTGATGAACCAACTGCAGTTTTAACACCTCAAGAAATACATGAATTAATGGGTATTATGAAGGAGTTAACAAATGAAGGTAAGTCCATTGTATTAATTACTCATAAATTAAAAGAAATAAAAATGGTAGCAAATCATTGTACTGTACTAAGAAGAGGTAAGTATATCGGTACAGTTAATGTTCACGAGACTTCAGAAATGCAAATGGCTGAGATGATGGTAGGTCGTGAGGTAAGCTTTAAGGTTGATAAAGATTATCCTAAAACTGGAGAAGTTGTTTTATCCATCAATAATCTAGTGGTAAAAAATGCAAGAGGGCTTCCAGCTGTTAAGAATTTAAACCTTCAGTTTAAAGCGGGTGAAATTACCTGTGTTGCAGGGATAGAAGGCAATGGTCAAACAGAGCTTATAGAAGCAATTGTTGGTCTTAGAAAAGTAGAAAGTGGCAAGATCGTATTTAATGGTACAGAAATTCAAGGGTTAAGTATTAGAGAAAGAACATTAGGTGGCATAGGGCATATCCCGGAAGATCGCCATAAGTATGGACTAGTTTTAGATTTTAGTTTAGAAGAAAACTTTATTCTTCAGACTTATTTTAAAGAGCCTTTTTCAAAGAAGGGTACTTTACAATATGAAGAGGTTCGAAAATATTCTGAACAGTTAATTAGCGAGTTTGATGTAAGAAGTGGTCAAGGAAGCATTACCAAAGCTAGAAGTATGTCTGGGGGTAATCAACAGAAGGCGATTATTGCAAGAGAATTAGAACGCTCTCCAATTCTTTTGATTGCAGCACAACCAACTAGAGGACTCGATGTTGGTGCGATTGAATATATACACAAGCGCCTTGTAGAAGAGCGTGATAAAGGTAAGGCAGTTCTTCTTATGTCATTTGAAATGGAAGAAGTATTGAACTTAGCAGATGGAATTGCTGTAATGTATGAAGGTGAAATAGTTGGAACTGTAGAGGCACATGAAACAAATGAAAATGAGCTTGGACTTATGATGTCTGGTTCTACGAGGAAAGAAGGTGAACCAAATGACAAAATTTAA
- the yjjW gene encoding YjjW family glycine radical enzyme activase: protein MDNKLIVNQIIPFSNVDGNGNRCAIFLQGCNISCVYCHNPETIRHCNDCGECVTACRFGAIRLVNGRIQYNKKLCISCSDCIRACENNSSPKTMTYSVPELLDVIKQYLPFIRGITISGGEPTLQKDLIIELFKNVKTLGLSCYVDTNGFFDVSEMEALVEITDKFLFDIKTVDDSQKLCGVADLSSLATLEYLLKRNKVEEVRTVVINSYMDGRKTIEQVAKLLLNNLDVTYRITKVHTQGLLKKQVVMVNDFIPSDEQILELVQFGRDLGIQKMEYVL, encoded by the coding sequence ATGGACAATAAGTTGATTGTAAACCAAATAATTCCTTTTTCTAATGTAGATGGAAATGGGAATCGATGCGCAATTTTCTTGCAAGGTTGCAATATTTCATGTGTTTATTGTCATAATCCTGAAACAATCAGGCATTGTAATGACTGTGGTGAATGTGTAACTGCTTGCAGATTCGGGGCTATTAGACTTGTAAATGGAAGAATTCAATATAATAAAAAGCTATGTATTTCATGCAGTGATTGTATTAGGGCATGTGAAAACAATTCATCACCTAAGACTATGACCTATAGTGTTCCTGAATTGTTAGATGTGATAAAACAATATTTGCCTTTTATACGCGGAATTACAATATCTGGAGGAGAACCGACTTTACAGAAAGATCTCATTATTGAATTATTTAAAAATGTGAAAACTTTAGGATTGTCGTGTTATGTAGATACAAATGGTTTTTTTGATGTTAGTGAAATGGAAGCTCTAGTAGAGATAACAGATAAATTTCTATTCGATATTAAAACAGTTGATGATTCTCAGAAGTTATGTGGTGTAGCTGATCTTTCTTCTTTAGCTACATTAGAATATTTATTAAAAAGGAATAAGGTAGAAGAGGTTAGAACAGTTGTAATAAACTCTTATATGGATGGAAGAAAAACAATTGAACAGGTAGCAAAACTGCTATTAAACAATCTTGATGTAACCTATAGAATTACAAAGGTGCATACGCAAGGGCTATTAAAAAAACAAGTAGTCATGGTGAATGATTTTATACCATCTGATGAACAAATACTAGAACTAGTTCAGTTTGGAAGAGATCTGGGAATTCAGAAGATGGAGTATGTTTTATAA
- the yjjI gene encoding YjjI family glycine radical enzyme — MISTIQDIIQVTESKSLTYQQKLFNMANVAERLIDPRELLGYSNEEMQYLNNKMICDLNEGYALYRPRYIVPDYKVFVENGCKFLNIQPPQCLDELLDGLIILYHHVPSITSFPVYIGDLDKLIDPFIIEEKEAYVKIKRFLNHIDKTIVDSFCHGNIGPEKTLAGELILRAIIELENPTPNLTFKYNKDVVQEDFLLNAINASLRVAKPSFSNDVLYNKDVGDHAIVSCYNALPLAGGAYTLTRLRLGTIARETNSIDELIIDELPRVANAMLSMIDKRVSYIVEKSHFFETSFLVEEGYIKKENFTAMFGIVGLANAVNHLLKCEGISEKFGTSKRGDEIGHLILSKLEVIVNNYNGKYVERTNNHYLFHGQVGASLDDEDNFNAPAHRIPVGDEPPLPMHLIQAAQFHKYFPSGTGDLFAFDQTYVKNLDGVADIIKGAIDIQFRYISIYLQDSDLIRITGYLVKRSEVAKVEDEKVVLRDTDIFGHGTNKNSQLFNRKTRKDGQ; from the coding sequence TTGATATCAACCATTCAAGATATTATCCAAGTTACTGAAAGTAAATCGTTAACTTATCAACAAAAGTTATTTAATATGGCAAATGTTGCAGAAAGATTAATAGATCCCAGAGAGCTATTAGGCTATTCAAATGAAGAAATGCAATATTTGAACAATAAGATGATTTGTGATTTGAATGAAGGATATGCTCTCTATAGACCTCGTTATATAGTTCCAGATTACAAGGTTTTTGTAGAAAATGGTTGTAAATTCTTGAATATTCAGCCACCTCAGTGCTTAGATGAATTATTAGATGGATTAATAATATTGTATCATCATGTGCCATCCATAACTTCTTTTCCTGTTTATATTGGAGATTTAGATAAGCTTATTGATCCATTTATTATAGAAGAAAAAGAAGCATATGTTAAGATTAAGCGATTTTTAAATCATATTGATAAAACAATTGTGGACTCTTTTTGTCATGGCAATATTGGTCCAGAGAAAACCTTGGCAGGTGAGCTTATACTTAGAGCGATTATTGAATTAGAAAATCCAACACCAAATTTAACCTTTAAGTATAATAAAGATGTTGTGCAGGAGGATTTTCTATTAAACGCGATTAATGCTAGCTTAAGGGTAGCAAAACCATCCTTTAGCAATGATGTTTTATATAATAAAGATGTAGGTGATCATGCTATAGTGAGCTGCTATAATGCTTTGCCTTTAGCAGGAGGGGCTTATACGCTGACTAGATTAAGGTTAGGGACAATTGCTAGAGAGACAAATTCAATAGACGAATTAATAATAGATGAGCTACCTCGTGTGGCAAATGCTATGTTATCAATGATCGATAAAAGAGTTTCTTATATAGTTGAGAAATCACATTTTTTTGAAACCTCCTTTTTAGTTGAAGAAGGATATATTAAGAAAGAGAATTTTACAGCAATGTTTGGAATAGTAGGATTAGCAAATGCTGTAAATCATCTCTTAAAGTGTGAGGGAATTAGTGAAAAGTTTGGGACTTCAAAGCGTGGAGACGAGATAGGTCATCTAATACTCTCAAAACTAGAAGTTATCGTGAACAATTATAATGGGAAATATGTTGAAAGAACAAATAACCATTATTTGTTTCACGGGCAAGTAGGAGCTAGCCTTGATGATGAGGATAATTTTAATGCACCAGCACATAGAATACCTGTTGGAGACGAACCACCATTACCTATGCATTTAATTCAAGCAGCTCAGTTTCACAAGTATTTTCCATCTGGTACAGGAGATCTATTTGCTTTTGATCAAACCTATGTCAAGAACTTAGATGGGGTGGCCGATATTATTAAGGGTGCCATAGATATTCAATTTCGATATATTTCTATATATCTTCAAGATAGTGATTTGATTCGAATTACAGGTTATCTTGTGAAAAGAAGTGAAGTTGCAAAGGTTGAAGATGAAAAGGTAGTTCTAAGAGATACTGATATTTTTGGACACGGAACGAATAAGAATTCTCAATTATTCAACAGAAAGACGAGAAAAGATGGACAATAA
- a CDS encoding ABC transporter permease, whose translation MTKFKEFISSDKNQKFLIPFIAVFTGFLVGVFILLITGENPIDIFKAILRAVFGVDLNKVGSGKDVFNPRYVGEYFVYAMPIILTGLSVAFAFRTGLFNIGAEGQVIVGSFAAVVVGLSFNLPVFIHLPLVIVSGALAGAIWGFVPGILKAKFNVHEVVVSIMMNYTALHITNYFLKNLPGSDNAKTADLPLSATLSSDFLASITNKSRLHWGFIVVIIAVFIFWFIIEKTTFGYELRSVGFNKNASKYAGMKVERNTVLSMMISGAFSGLAGAIIAVGTFGYGRVLPAFENYGFDGIAVALVGGNTGLGSLFGGLLLGSLKAAQPIMQTMKIPRDIAIIIVSSIILFIAMQNGIKMILKKLGGAK comes from the coding sequence ATGACAAAATTTAAAGAGTTCATTAGTAGTGATAAAAATCAAAAATTCCTAATACCATTTATAGCAGTATTTACAGGCTTTCTTGTGGGGGTTTTTATTTTACTAATAACAGGTGAAAATCCGATAGATATCTTTAAAGCCATTTTAAGAGCCGTATTTGGTGTTGACTTAAACAAAGTTGGAAGTGGAAAGGATGTTTTTAATCCTAGATATGTGGGTGAATATTTTGTATATGCAATGCCTATTATTTTAACTGGTTTATCGGTAGCCTTTGCATTTAGGACTGGATTATTCAATATTGGAGCAGAAGGGCAAGTAATAGTAGGCTCATTTGCTGCAGTAGTGGTTGGACTATCTTTTAACCTACCAGTTTTCATTCATCTACCATTAGTTATCGTTTCAGGAGCGTTAGCAGGAGCGATTTGGGGTTTTGTACCAGGTATATTAAAGGCAAAATTTAATGTGCATGAGGTTGTTGTAAGTATTATGATGAACTATACAGCCTTACATATTACAAATTATTTCCTGAAAAATTTACCAGGTAGCGATAATGCAAAAACAGCGGATCTTCCACTCAGTGCAACGCTTAGTAGTGACTTTCTTGCAAGTATTACGAATAAATCTAGACTTCATTGGGGATTTATTGTTGTCATTATTGCGGTGTTTATATTCTGGTTCATTATTGAAAAAACAACTTTTGGATATGAATTACGTTCCGTAGGTTTTAATAAAAATGCTTCAAAATATGCAGGTATGAAAGTAGAGAGGAACACGGTTTTATCTATGATGATATCTGGAGCATTTTCAGGTTTGGCTGGGGCAATTATCGCAGTGGGCACGTTTGGTTATGGAAGAGTTTTGCCAGCATTCGAAAATTATGGGTTTGATGGAATCGCAGTAGCTCTAGTTGGTGGGAATACGGGGCTAGGCAGTCTTTTTGGAGGACTCTTATTAGGTTCTTTAAAAGCAGCACAACCCATTATGCAAACAATGAAAATCCCAAGAGATATTGCTATCATAATTGTATCCTCAATAATACTATTTATTGCAATGCAAAATGGTATTAAAATGATTCTAAAAAAATTAGGGGGTGCAAAATAA
- a CDS encoding sugar ABC transporter permease yields the protein MSTLLSMLTLTLIFSTPIIIVALGGLFSERAGVVNIALEGLMMIGGFSAATSIVFLEKTIPGLAPWIAIVIGMLVGGLVSLIHAYISVNLQGNQVISGTAINIFAIGITIYLSQVIFHQQRTETFKKGFIKTTYNGLSDIPIIGDVFFTNIYPTVFIALALVVVTWYVVYKTKFGLRLRATGEHPHAADSMGINVYKIRYIGVILSGCLAGLGGGIMILTQDTQYTVMSIHGTGFIALAALIFGKWKPVGVLGASLFFGFSQILSIYSNKFGILSKLPFEFFYALPYILTIIALVVFSGKAVGPKAAGEPYDKGKR from the coding sequence ATGAGTACATTACTATCAATGCTAACCTTAACACTAATTTTTTCTACGCCAATAATAATAGTTGCATTAGGTGGATTGTTTTCTGAACGAGCAGGGGTTGTTAATATTGCCCTTGAAGGTTTAATGATGATTGGTGGTTTTTCAGCAGCAACAAGTATCGTATTTCTTGAAAAAACAATACCAGGTTTGGCACCATGGATAGCAATCGTTATCGGTATGCTAGTAGGGGGATTGGTTTCTCTTATACATGCATATATTAGTGTTAACTTGCAAGGGAACCAAGTCATTTCGGGTACAGCAATTAATATTTTTGCTATTGGGATTACAATTTATTTGTCACAAGTAATATTTCATCAACAAAGAACAGAAACATTTAAAAAAGGATTCATCAAAACTACTTATAATGGATTAAGTGATATTCCAATTATTGGTGATGTTTTCTTTACTAATATTTATCCGACAGTATTTATTGCGTTAGCACTCGTTGTTGTAACTTGGTACGTTGTATATAAGACTAAGTTTGGATTGCGTTTACGAGCAACAGGAGAGCACCCACATGCTGCGGACAGTATGGGTATCAATGTTTATAAGATTAGATATATAGGTGTTATCCTATCTGGTTGTCTAGCTGGTCTTGGAGGAGGAATCATGATTCTAACTCAAGATACACAATATACTGTTATGAGTATTCATGGAACAGGATTTATTGCTTTGGCAGCGTTAATTTTCGGAAAATGGAAACCAGTTGGTGTGCTTGGAGCAAGTTTATTCTTTGGTTTTTCACAAATACTTAGTATTTACTCCAATAAATTTGGGATTTTATCTAAGTTACCTTTTGAATTTTTTTATGCGCTTCCTTATATATTAACAATTATTGCACTTGTTGTATTTAGTGGAAAGGCAGTTGGGCCAAAGGCAGCAGGGGAACCTTATGATAAAGGTAAGAGGTAG